A part of Brassica rapa cultivar Chiifu-401-42 chromosome A05, CAAS_Brap_v3.01, whole genome shotgun sequence genomic DNA contains:
- the LOC103867178 gene encoding LOW QUALITY PROTEIN: cyclin-dependent protein kinase inhibitor SMR12 (The sequence of the model RefSeq protein was modified relative to this genomic sequence to represent the inferred CDS: deleted 1 base in 1 codon; substituted 1 base at 1 genomic stop codon): MEFGNVKADVSLVLNLREAERHRQYLYXFIAEIINDFYIYMSKITSLMQEEVTLGEVSETREDAFADNNHVLDICRKRKRSDEEEQELVEEDNDGFKTPTRPENRIPEVRECPPAPRKGETEYLAMRRGNTMWCRRRLSFSPENAVGSFITDLQWMTTSMTIKK; encoded by the exons ATGGAGTTTGGAAACGTAAAGGCAGACGTT AGTTTGGTGCTTAACTTGCGAGAAGCAGAAAGGCATCGGCAATacctttattaatttatcgccGAGATAATAAAcgatttttatatata TATGTCAAAGATTACAAGCTTGATGCAAGAAGAGGTAACGTTAGGTGAGGTTTCAGAGACGAGAGAAGACGCATTTGCGGACAATAATCATGTGTTGGATATTTGTCGGAAAAGAAAGAGATCagatgaagaagaacaagaacttGTGGAGGAAGACAACGACGGGTTCAAAACACCGACCCGTCCGGAAAATAGAATCCCTGAGGTCAGAGAATGCCCACCGGCGCCGAGGAAGGGGGAAACGGAATACTTGGCGATGCGCAGAGGTAACACAATGTGGTGCCGTAGACGGTTGAGTTTCTCGCCGGAAAATGCCGTCGGCTCGTTTATAACGGACTTGCAGTGGATGACAACGTCAATGACGatcaagaaataa